One Desmodus rotundus isolate HL8 chromosome 4, HLdesRot8A.1, whole genome shotgun sequence DNA segment encodes these proteins:
- the EPGN gene encoding epigen isoform X3 has protein sequence MAFGVSVSVCLLFNAMAALTEEVALNGTPGVTTQQSDYLEGPIALKFSHSCLEDHNSYCINGACAFHHELKEAICRCFTGYTGERCRKLKSPYNVCSGRRPL, from the exons ATGGCTTTCGGAGTTTCAGTATCAGTCTGTCTCTTATTCAATG CAATGGCGGCATTAACAGAAGAGGTGGCCTTGAACGGAACACCTGGAGTCACAACCCAGCA atcTGACTACCTAGAAGGACCTATAGCCCTGAAGTTCTCGCATTCTTGCCTGGAAGACCACAACAGTTACTGCATCAATGGTGCATGTGCCTTCCATCACGAGTTGAAGGAAGCCATCTGCAG GTGTTTTACTGGTTATACTGGAGAAAG ATGTCGAAAGTTGAAATCCCCCTACAACGTCTGTTCCGGGAGAAGACCACTGTGA
- the EPGN gene encoding epigen isoform X1: MAFGVSVSVCLLFNAMAALTEEVALNGTPGVTTQQSNWTVNKTKADYLEGPIALKFSHSCLEDHNSYCINGACAFHHELKEAICRCFTGYTGERCEHLTLTSYAVDSYEKYIAVGIGVGLLLSGFLAIFYCYIRKRCRKLKSPYNVCSGRRPL; encoded by the exons ATGGCTTTCGGAGTTTCAGTATCAGTCTGTCTCTTATTCAATG CAATGGCGGCATTAACAGAAGAGGTGGCCTTGAACGGAACACCTGGAGTCACAACCCAGCAAAGTAATTGGACAGTTAACAAAACAAAAG cTGACTACCTAGAAGGACCTATAGCCCTGAAGTTCTCGCATTCTTGCCTGGAAGACCACAACAGTTACTGCATCAATGGTGCATGTGCCTTCCATCACGAGTTGAAGGAAGCCATCTGCAG GTGTTTTACTGGTTATACTGGAGAAAGGTGTGAGCATTTGACGTTAACTTCCTATGCTGTGGATTCTTATGAAAAATACATTGCAGTTGGAATTGGCGTTGGATTATTATTAAGTggttttcttgctattttttacTGCTACATAAGAAAGAG ATGTCGAAAGTTGAAATCCCCCTACAACGTCTGTTCCGGGAGAAGACCACTGTGA
- the EPGN gene encoding epigen isoform X2: MAFGVSVSVCLLFNAMAALTEEVALNGTPGVTTQQSNWTVNKTKADYLEGPIALKFSHSCLEDHNSYCINGACAFHHELKEAICRCFTGYTGERCRKLKSPYNVCSGRRPL; encoded by the exons ATGGCTTTCGGAGTTTCAGTATCAGTCTGTCTCTTATTCAATG CAATGGCGGCATTAACAGAAGAGGTGGCCTTGAACGGAACACCTGGAGTCACAACCCAGCAAAGTAATTGGACAGTTAACAAAACAAAAG cTGACTACCTAGAAGGACCTATAGCCCTGAAGTTCTCGCATTCTTGCCTGGAAGACCACAACAGTTACTGCATCAATGGTGCATGTGCCTTCCATCACGAGTTGAAGGAAGCCATCTGCAG GTGTTTTACTGGTTATACTGGAGAAAG ATGTCGAAAGTTGAAATCCCCCTACAACGTCTGTTCCGGGAGAAGACCACTGTGA
- the EPGN gene encoding epigen isoform X5 codes for MAFGVSVSVCLLFNAMAALTEEVALNGTPGVTTQQSDYLEGPIALKFSHSCLEDHNSYCINGACAFHHELKEAICRCRKLKSPYNVCSGRRPL; via the exons ATGGCTTTCGGAGTTTCAGTATCAGTCTGTCTCTTATTCAATG CAATGGCGGCATTAACAGAAGAGGTGGCCTTGAACGGAACACCTGGAGTCACAACCCAGCA atcTGACTACCTAGAAGGACCTATAGCCCTGAAGTTCTCGCATTCTTGCCTGGAAGACCACAACAGTTACTGCATCAATGGTGCATGTGCCTTCCATCACGAGTTGAAGGAAGCCATCTGCAG ATGTCGAAAGTTGAAATCCCCCTACAACGTCTGTTCCGGGAGAAGACCACTGTGA
- the EPGN gene encoding epigen isoform X4 has protein sequence MAFGVSVSVCLLFNAMAALTEEVALNGTPGVTTQQSNWTVNKTKADYLEGPIALKFSHSCLEDHNSYCINGACAFHHELKEAICRCRKLKSPYNVCSGRRPL, from the exons ATGGCTTTCGGAGTTTCAGTATCAGTCTGTCTCTTATTCAATG CAATGGCGGCATTAACAGAAGAGGTGGCCTTGAACGGAACACCTGGAGTCACAACCCAGCAAAGTAATTGGACAGTTAACAAAACAAAAG cTGACTACCTAGAAGGACCTATAGCCCTGAAGTTCTCGCATTCTTGCCTGGAAGACCACAACAGTTACTGCATCAATGGTGCATGTGCCTTCCATCACGAGTTGAAGGAAGCCATCTGCAG ATGTCGAAAGTTGAAATCCCCCTACAACGTCTGTTCCGGGAGAAGACCACTGTGA